A region from the Mustela erminea isolate mMusErm1 chromosome 2, mMusErm1.Pri, whole genome shotgun sequence genome encodes:
- the ENTPD4 gene encoding ectonucleoside triphosphate diphosphohydrolase 4 isoform X2, which produces MGRIGISCLFPASWHFSISPVGCPRILNTNLRQIIVISVLAAAVSLLYFSVVIIRNKYGRLSRDKKFHRYLARVTDIEATDTNNPNVNYGIVVDCGSSGSRIFVYCWPRHNGNPHDLLDIRQMRDKNRKPVVMKIKPGISEFATSPEKVSDYISPLLNFAAEHVPRAKHKETPLYILCTAGMRILPESQQKAILEDLLTDIPVHFDFLFSDSHAEVISGKQEGVYAWIGINFVLGRFEHIEDDEEAVVEVNIPGSESREAILRKRTAGILDMGGVSTQIAYEVPKTEEVAKNLLAEFNLGCDVHQTEHVYRVYVATFLGFGGNAARQRYEDRIFASTVQKNRLLGKQTGLAPDTPYLDPCLPLDIKDEIQQNGQTMYLRGTGDFDLCRETIQPFMNKTNETQTSLNGVYQPPIHFQNSEFYGFSEFYYCTEDVLRMGGDYNAATFTKAAKDYCATKWSILRERFDRGLYASHADLHRLKYQCFKSAWMFEVFHRGFSFPVNYKNLKTALQVYDKEVQWTLGAILYRTRFLPLRDIQQETFRASHAHWRGFSFVYNHYLFSGCFLVVVLSILLYLLRLRRIHRRTPRSASTAALWLEEGLPSQKIAGAL; this is translated from the exons ATGGGGAG gaTCGGCATCTCCTGTCTTTTTCCTGCCTCCTGGCATTTTAGCATCTCTCCAGTGGGGTGCCCTCGAATTCTGAATACCAATTTACGCCAGATTATTGTTATTAGCGTCCTAGCTGCCGCTGTTTCacttttatacttttctgttgTTATAATCCGAAATAAGTATGGGCGACTATCCAGAGACAAGAAGTTTCACAg GTACTTGGCACGAGTTACTGACATTGAAGCTACAGACACCAATAACCCCAATGTGAACTACGGTATCGTGGTGGACTGTGGTAGCAGTGGGTCTCGAATATTCGTCTATTGCTGGCCAAGGCACAATGGCAATCCTCATGATCTTTTGGATATCAGACAAATGAGGGATAAAAACCGAAAGCCAGTGGTTATGAAAATAAAACCCG GCATTTCAGAATTTGCTACCTCTCCAGAGAAAGTCAGTGATTACATTTCTCCACTCTTGAACTTTGCTGCAGAGCATGTACCACGGGCAAAACACAAAGAGACGCCTCTCTACATCCTCTGCACAGCTGGAATGAGAATTCTTCCTGAAAG CCAGCAGAAAGCCATCCTGGAGGACCTCCTGACTGATATCCCCGTGCACTTTGACTTCTTGTTTTCTGACTCTCACGCAGAAGTGATTTCAGGGAAACAAGAAG GTGTGTATGCTTGGATTGGCATTAATTTTGTCCTTGGACGATTCGAGCATATTGAGGATG ATGAGGAGGCAGTTGTGGAGGTTAACATTCCTGGTAGTGAAAGCAGGGAAGCTATTCTCCGTAAAAGGACAGCCGGTATTCTGGACATGGGCGGCGTGTCGACTCAGATAGCGTACGAAGTTCCCAAAACT GAAGAAGTAGCTAAGAACTTGTTAGCTGAATTTAACTTGGGATGTGATGTTCACCAAACTGAGCATGTATACCGAGTCTATGTGGCCACATTTCTTGGGTTTGGTGGCAATGCTGCTCGACAGAGGTACGAAGACCGAATATTTGCCAGCACAGTTCAAAAGAACAG GCTCCTGGGGAAACAGACGGGTCTGGCTCCTGATACTCCATACCTGGACCCCTGCTTACCCCTAGACATTAAAGATGAAATCCAGCAAAATGGACAGACCATGTACCTCCGGGGAACAGGAGACTTTGACCTATGTCGAGAGACCATCCAGCCTTTCATGAATAAAACGAATGAGACACAGACTTCCCTCAACGGTGTCTACCAGCCCCCAATTCACTTCCAAAACAGTGAATTCTATGGCTTTTCGGAGTTCTACTATTGCACTGAAGATGTGTTACGAATGGGGGGGGATTACAATGCTGCTACGTTTACTAAAGCTGCAAAG GATTATTGTGCAACAAAGTGGTCGATCTTGCGGGAACGCTTTGACCGCGGACTCTACGCTTCCCATGCCGACCTCCACCGGCTGAA GTATCAGTGCTTCAAGTCGGCTTGGATGTTTGAAGTGTTTCACAGGGGCTTTTCGTTTCCTGTcaactataaaaatttaaagacagcCTTACAAGTTTATGACAAGGAGGTTCAGTGGACGCTCGGAGCAATCCTTTACAGGACCCGTTTTTTACCATTAAG GGACATCCAGCAGGAGACCTTCCGGGCCAGTCACGCTCACTGGCGGGGCTTCTCCTTCGTCTACAATCACTACCTGTTCTCAGGCTGCTTCCTGGTGGTCGTGCTCTCCATCCTCCTGTACCTGCTGCGGCTGCGGCGCATTCACCGGCGGACGCCCCGCAGCGCCTCGACCGCTGCCCTCTGGCTGGAGGAAGGCCTCCCGTCCCAGAAGATTGCTGGCGCCCTGTGA
- the ENTPD4 gene encoding ectonucleoside triphosphate diphosphohydrolase 4 isoform X1 yields the protein MGRIGISCLFPASWHFSISPVGCPRILNTNLRQIIVISVLAAAVSLLYFSVVIIRNKYGRLSRDKKFHRYLARVTDIEATDTNNPNVNYGIVVDCGSSGSRIFVYCWPRHNGNPHDLLDIRQMRDKNRKPVVMKIKPGISEFATSPEKVSDYISPLLNFAAEHVPRAKHKETPLYILCTAGMRILPESQQKAILEDLLTDIPVHFDFLFSDSHAEVISGKQEGVYAWIGINFVLGRFEHIEDDEEAVVEVNIPGSESREAILRKRTAGILDMGGVSTQIAYEVPKTVSFASSQQEEVAKNLLAEFNLGCDVHQTEHVYRVYVATFLGFGGNAARQRYEDRIFASTVQKNRLLGKQTGLAPDTPYLDPCLPLDIKDEIQQNGQTMYLRGTGDFDLCRETIQPFMNKTNETQTSLNGVYQPPIHFQNSEFYGFSEFYYCTEDVLRMGGDYNAATFTKAAKDYCATKWSILRERFDRGLYASHADLHRLKYQCFKSAWMFEVFHRGFSFPVNYKNLKTALQVYDKEVQWTLGAILYRTRFLPLRDIQQETFRASHAHWRGFSFVYNHYLFSGCFLVVVLSILLYLLRLRRIHRRTPRSASTAALWLEEGLPSQKIAGAL from the exons ATGGGGAG gaTCGGCATCTCCTGTCTTTTTCCTGCCTCCTGGCATTTTAGCATCTCTCCAGTGGGGTGCCCTCGAATTCTGAATACCAATTTACGCCAGATTATTGTTATTAGCGTCCTAGCTGCCGCTGTTTCacttttatacttttctgttgTTATAATCCGAAATAAGTATGGGCGACTATCCAGAGACAAGAAGTTTCACAg GTACTTGGCACGAGTTACTGACATTGAAGCTACAGACACCAATAACCCCAATGTGAACTACGGTATCGTGGTGGACTGTGGTAGCAGTGGGTCTCGAATATTCGTCTATTGCTGGCCAAGGCACAATGGCAATCCTCATGATCTTTTGGATATCAGACAAATGAGGGATAAAAACCGAAAGCCAGTGGTTATGAAAATAAAACCCG GCATTTCAGAATTTGCTACCTCTCCAGAGAAAGTCAGTGATTACATTTCTCCACTCTTGAACTTTGCTGCAGAGCATGTACCACGGGCAAAACACAAAGAGACGCCTCTCTACATCCTCTGCACAGCTGGAATGAGAATTCTTCCTGAAAG CCAGCAGAAAGCCATCCTGGAGGACCTCCTGACTGATATCCCCGTGCACTTTGACTTCTTGTTTTCTGACTCTCACGCAGAAGTGATTTCAGGGAAACAAGAAG GTGTGTATGCTTGGATTGGCATTAATTTTGTCCTTGGACGATTCGAGCATATTGAGGATG ATGAGGAGGCAGTTGTGGAGGTTAACATTCCTGGTAGTGAAAGCAGGGAAGCTATTCTCCGTAAAAGGACAGCCGGTATTCTGGACATGGGCGGCGTGTCGACTCAGATAGCGTACGAAGTTCCCAAAACTGTAAGCTTTGCCTCCTCACAGCAG GAAGAAGTAGCTAAGAACTTGTTAGCTGAATTTAACTTGGGATGTGATGTTCACCAAACTGAGCATGTATACCGAGTCTATGTGGCCACATTTCTTGGGTTTGGTGGCAATGCTGCTCGACAGAGGTACGAAGACCGAATATTTGCCAGCACAGTTCAAAAGAACAG GCTCCTGGGGAAACAGACGGGTCTGGCTCCTGATACTCCATACCTGGACCCCTGCTTACCCCTAGACATTAAAGATGAAATCCAGCAAAATGGACAGACCATGTACCTCCGGGGAACAGGAGACTTTGACCTATGTCGAGAGACCATCCAGCCTTTCATGAATAAAACGAATGAGACACAGACTTCCCTCAACGGTGTCTACCAGCCCCCAATTCACTTCCAAAACAGTGAATTCTATGGCTTTTCGGAGTTCTACTATTGCACTGAAGATGTGTTACGAATGGGGGGGGATTACAATGCTGCTACGTTTACTAAAGCTGCAAAG GATTATTGTGCAACAAAGTGGTCGATCTTGCGGGAACGCTTTGACCGCGGACTCTACGCTTCCCATGCCGACCTCCACCGGCTGAA GTATCAGTGCTTCAAGTCGGCTTGGATGTTTGAAGTGTTTCACAGGGGCTTTTCGTTTCCTGTcaactataaaaatttaaagacagcCTTACAAGTTTATGACAAGGAGGTTCAGTGGACGCTCGGAGCAATCCTTTACAGGACCCGTTTTTTACCATTAAG GGACATCCAGCAGGAGACCTTCCGGGCCAGTCACGCTCACTGGCGGGGCTTCTCCTTCGTCTACAATCACTACCTGTTCTCAGGCTGCTTCCTGGTGGTCGTGCTCTCCATCCTCCTGTACCTGCTGCGGCTGCGGCGCATTCACCGGCGGACGCCCCGCAGCGCCTCGACCGCTGCCCTCTGGCTGGAGGAAGGCCTCCCGTCCCAGAAGATTGCTGGCGCCCTGTGA
- the LOC116584187 gene encoding 60S ribosomal protein L7-like, translated as MRRLPLFPAGTMEGAEEKKKKVPAMPETLKKKRRNFAELKIKRLRKKFAQKMLRKARRKLIYEKAKHYHKEYRQMYRTKIRMARMARKAGNFYVPAEPKLAFVIRIRGINGVSPKVQKVLQLLRLRQIFNGTFKLNKASVNMLRIVEPYIAWGYPNLKSVNELIYKRGYGKINKKRIALTDNTLIARSLGKYGIICMEDLIHEIYTVGKCFKEANNFSWPFRLSSPRGG; from the coding sequence ATGCGCCGACTTCCTCTTTTTCCGGCTGGAACCATGGAGGgtgcagaggagaagaaaaagaaggttccTGCCATGCCAGAAACCCTTAAAAAGAAGCGAAGGAATTTCGCAGAGCTGAAGATCAAGCGTCTGAGGAAGAAGTTTGCTCAAAAGATGCTTCGAAAGGCAAGGAGGAAGCTTATCTATGAGAAAGCCAAGCATTACCACAAGGAGTACAGACAGATGTACCGGACCAAGATTCGGATGGCGAGGATGGCGAGAAAAGCTGGCAACTTCTACGTACCTGCAGAACCCAAGTTGGCGTTTGTCATCAGGATCAGAGGCATCAATGGTGTGAGCCCGAAGGTTCAAAAGGTGTTGCAGCTCCTTCGCCTTCGTCAAATCTTTAATGGCACCTTTAAGCTCAACAAGGCTTCAGTTAACATGTTAAGGATTGTGGAACCATATATAGCATGGGGGTACCCTAACCTGAAGTCAGTGAATGAATTAATCTACAAGCGTGGTTATGGCAAAATCAACAAGAAGCGAATTGCCCTGACAGATAACACATTGATTGCCCGATCTCTTGGTAAATATGGCATCATCTGCATGGAGGATCTGATTCACGAGATCTATACTGTTGGAAAATGTTTCAAAGAGGCAAACAACTTTTCATGGCCCTTCAGATTATCCTCTCCACGAGGGGGATGA